From the Cydia pomonella isolate Wapato2018A chromosome 23, ilCydPomo1, whole genome shotgun sequence genome, one window contains:
- the LOC133530619 gene encoding uncharacterized protein LOC133530619, producing MAEFITPYEDDGLFQEADGVTDLHAYYMSQFNLEIENKRKSDNFKYGTEESFDFEVLDWNNGTTPNTDFEIIDEVIDKNIKEQNIKEVLLDLDSIEFDDNSFKSESYSETRTENNFYEGNNDYIDDESLIDELCREDGENSNSGFKEEYLATPTEPNQLPSIETAFAKRYCNYNVEEVSQKQYFNQTNETIVNSNNNTNVVNSLEQYSYPNNILYNLDSDKTYILPDTPTSCTEFNFERHERKVSVSESIESDVQSSTYYDENSELLDEDELFVNLDDFGLNLERENEEVENKYNYSTERKTAKDKSQGERVCLWEHCYERYPNQNTLVEHIERAHVNTYKGDEFSCLWRECARARRPFNARYKLLIHMRVHSGHKPNRCHHPGCGKAFSRLENLKIHVRSHTGERPYACPAPHCRKAFSNSSDRAKHQRTHFNARPYACGAAGCGKRYTDPSSLRKHVKSHPHITSVPRTCLPPRPRRIEQEQMVPSSPAKLATLRCIRDKLTVPRLQRL from the exons ATGGCTGAATTCATCACACCTTACGAAGATGACGGCCTATTTCAAGAGGCAGATGGCGTCACAGACCTACACGCTTATTACATGTCGCAATTCAAtttagaaatagaaaataaaagaaagagCGATAACTTCAAATATGGAACTGAAGAGAGCTTCGATTTTGAAGTCCTCGATTGGAACAATGGAACCACTCCCAACACTGACTTTGAAATAATCGATGAGGTTATCGATAAGAATATCAAAGAGCAGAATATAAAAGAGGTGCTCTTGGATCTAGATAGCATTGAATTTGATGATAATAGTTTTAAAAGCGAATCTTATAGTGAAACAAGAACTGAAAATAACTTTTATGAAGGAAATAATGACTACATCGATGACGAATCTTTAATTGATGAGCTTTGTCGAGAAGATGGTGAAAATTCTAACTCCGGTTTTAAAGAAGAATATCTTGCTACTCCAACAGAACCTAACCAATTACCTTCTATAGAAACTGCTTTTGCGAAACGTTATTGCAATTATAACGTAGAAGAAGTATCACAAAAACAGTACTTTAACCAAACTAATGAAACTATtgtaaatagtaataataatacaaatgtGGTTAACAGTCTAGAGCAATACAGTTATCCGAACAACATATTGTATAATTTAGATAGCGATAAGACCTATATTTTACCGGATACACCGACAAGTTGTACAGAATTCAATTTTGAACGACACGAAAGAAAAGTTTCAGTGTCAGAATCGATCGAAAGCGACGTGCAGAGTTCAACTTACTATGATGAAAACTCTGAATTGTTAGACGAAGATGAACTTTTTGTTAACTTAGATGATTTTGGTTTAAATCTTGAGAGGGAGAATGAAGAAGTTGAAAATAAGTACAACTATTCAACTGAAAGAAAAACAGCCAAAGACAAATCACAAG GAGAACGAGTGTGCTTATGGGAACATTGCTACGAGAGATATCCGAATCAGAATACTTTGGTTGAACACATTGAAAGAGCACATGTTAATACATACAAAG GTGACGAATTCAGCTGCCTGTGGCGCGAGTGCGCGCGCGCACGGCGCCCGTTCAACGCGCGCTACAAACTGCTCATACACATGCGGGTGCATTCCGGACATAAGCCGAATCGCTGTCAT CACCCAGGTTGCGGCAAAGCGTTCTCCCGCCTCGAGAACCTCAAGATCCACGTGAGATCGCACACGGGTGAGCGCCCGTACGCCTGCCCTGCGCCGCATTGTCGGAAGGCGTTCTCCAACTCCTCGGATCGGGCTAAGCATCAGAGGACGCATTTTAATGCT AGACCATACGCCTGCGGAGCAGCCGGCTGCGGCAAGCGCTACACGGACCCCTCCTCCCTCCGAAAACACGTCAAGTCCCACCCCCACATCACCAGCGTGCCCAGAACTTGTCTACCACCGCGACCTCGTCGGATAGAGCAGGAACAAATGGTGCCGAGCTCACCAGCAAAGCTGGCGACGCTTAGGTGTATCAGGGATAAGTTGACTGTGCCACGATTACAGAGACTCTAG